The DNA segment TCCAAGCTCTGAGAGCCCAAAAAGGCCAGAATAGCTGGGCCCAGCAGGAGATGGGTGGGCTGCTTAGCTCAACTGGTTAGTGGCAAAGGGCTGAGGTGACAGCTGTGGGCTTAATCCATGAATGGGGCAAGTGACCTCACTTGGTGGTCTCCAAGGTTACAGGCTGCCCCTCCCTCAGCCCACTACAGATGAGGCCAAGCTTAGGGGGACAGGACATAGGTAACTCGGCAGGAGCTGGGCCTGAGCCTTATGGGACACTCAAACACTGCCTCATAGGATCCTCAGCTGAGCAGTAGCTCTAGAAGTTGCTTTGTGAGTTGTTTTGTGACCGTCACGGCTTTCACAGCCCCAAAAGGGGTGGAGAAGCTGCTGTCTGAAATGCAGTTGAGCCCTGGGCAAGCACAGCGAAGGTGGTGCAGTGGGGCTCTTTGTCAGCGACATGGGCCAACTAGCCAGCTTAAAGACACAGGGGAAATGATTGTAAAGCTTCCTGTTGTCTCAGATGCAGAAGCCAGAGGGCAGCCCAGCTCCAGGTAAGCATCAGTACAGAACTGGAAagcccttgggaggctgaggtcctgCCTTCTCTCTAGCTTATCTTGGCCCCTCTCTGTGTGTcagcctccctcctctccctgcagCCCAGCTTTGGGTGCACACCTCCCCATGGTGGCAGAGGTCAATTCCACAGTGCCTAGTGTTGACATTTTCTTGACACAAGAGACTAGTCCCAATTCCAAATATCCAGGACACACTTGGCCCAGTCTGACCTGGTCTGATAAAGTGATGCCTGTCAGTGGATGAGGCTGGGGCCATTGCTCATGGGCTAGATTGGGTATCACCTTTAGGATAACCCAAAAGGTGGCCTCATAAGGACTGTCTCAATTCATCAATTTTCACATTTTAGCATCCCTGATATTGAAATACAGCATACAATCGATCTCACTTTAGGATTAATGGTGTCTTACAATTGCTCTTGGCCAGATAGTAGTCATGACTTAGTGTCATTGCTTGCCTATTCGAGACAGGAATGTGAGTCCTGTCTGTTGTCTCAAAAACTTCCATTAATCTTATCTCCTGGTCAGATCAAGCTCCAGTATCAAAACTTGCATAGTAGGTGCCTAGAGAGAAAATGCTGATGGTCATGGTGTAGTACTGGCTTAAGAAATGCtggccagggtgcagtggctcacgcctgtaatcccagcactttggcaggctgaggtgggcggatcactcgagcccagaagttcaagaccagcctcagcaacatggggaaactccatctctactaaaaatacaaaattagccggatgtggtggcgtgtgcctgtaatcccagctacttgggcggctgaggcaggagaatcacttgaacctgggagatggaggttgcagtgagccgagatcgtgctgaaggaaggaagggagtaagagagggagggagagagggagggaggggggagagagaaagaaagaaaaagaaatgctgcaTTTTCAGTTCTATTGATGGCACAGCAGGCAACAGTGTGTGAAAAACAGGCACTTAAagactctgggctgggcacagtagctcaggcctgtaatcccagcactttgggaggctgaggtgggtgaatcatgaggtcaggagttcgagaccagcctgaccaacatggtgaaaccctgcctctactaaaaatacaaaaaattagctgagtgtggtggtgggtgcctgtaatctcagctactcgggaggctgaggcaggagaatcgcttgaacccgggagacggaggttgcggtgagccgagatcacgccactgcgttccagcctgggtgacagtgtgaaactgtctcaaaaaaaaaaaaaaaaaaaaagactctgacAAGGGATTCAGAAGAGAATTTTAGCAAATTTGCTTTCCTCATATTGTACATGATACATGTCTAAAAAAGTCTGAGCTCTTTCAATAAGTAATAATGTACATATATGAGTACATAAAGAACATAATAAAATTCTAAAGAAAGCATTGTGTTGTGGTTTAACTGGTTACACTTTATAGCTCATAAAATAATGGAGCTTCTATGAATCTGATCATATCTTAGATTGAGTATAATATGGCCTATGGGCTCTATTGCCTGTCAAGTCCCCGAAATCTGGATTCTATTTTTggtggaagaggaaaagaaagatacaTCCTGAACTTAATCCAAAGGCAATGTAAGGGATGTCTGGAGGGCCTGGGCGGGTCTTTGGAATGGAAGAGGTCTGTGAGAAGTTATCCTGGTGATACCGATTCAAAGAGCCTGTCAAGTGAAGCCCCCTGAAGTGGGGAGAATAAGAATCTTAGAGGTTGTTCAGCAGAAGTCTTGGAGTGCATTTTCAGTGGTTAAGGGCAAAAAATGCCTactcttaaaagtttaaaaaccaaaGTCGCCCTACTTCATCCCCAAACTGAGGAGCAGGAGATGGAATGGAAACTGAGGAGCCACCTAAATCTGCTGAAGTTCCCTCTGGCGTCCAATCCAGAAGGCATCATAGCCTTCAGTGTCCATGGAAGAAAACAGTTCCATCACAGATAGCCCAGGGGTTCAGCCAGGGAAAATGCTCACTGAAAAGCAGTAGAAGTGGAAGCTGTAAGGATATTAGGTCCctctgggcgtgatggctcacgcctgcaatcccagaactttggtgaggccaaggcaggcagatcacctgaggttgggagtttgagaccagcctgaccaacatggagaaacccagtctctactaaaaatacaaaattagctgggtgtggtggtgggcacctgtaatcccagctactcgggagggtgaggcaggagaattgcttgaacccgggaggcagaggttgcggtgagccaagattgtgccaccacactgcagcctgggcaacgagcaaaactctgtctcaaaaaagaaaaaagaaaaaaagaatattaggtCCCAAAGCTGCTAGAACTCATGATAGCTCcaacaaaaatacaataactcATGACAGCTCCAACAAAATTATGATGTCTCTGGGACATCATAAAGGAGAATTCCTTGGTCAGTCAGAGGGAGTTATAGAACCTAATAAGGAACTCTCAGAGTAAAGAATGTATCGgaggctggctcacacctgtaaccccagcactttgggaggctgaggcaggtggatcacgaggtcaggagtttgagaccagcctggccaatatggtgaaaccctgtctctactaaaaatacaaaaattagccaggcgtggtggtgtgcgcctgtagtcccagctactcgggaggctgaggcagaagaatcgcttgaacccgggaggcagaggttgcagtgagccgagatcgtgccactgcactccagactaggcgacagagcgagactctgtctcaaaaaaaaaaaaaaaaaaaaaaaaaaaaaaaagaaaaaggaaaagctcAAGAATTATGAAAGAAGTTTACTACAGGACAAAGAAGGTCTTTGAAACCAGCTCCGTATACAGACGGAGGTAAATCACGAGTTTAAAAAGTTGCTGGTGGCTTCTGTTGGGGATGATCTTCAGTATCACTTTGATTGTCTAGTCCTTGAGAAAAATCagcttattttagaaaatgaagcCCTAGGTTGAAACACAGCTCAGCTTTCCAAACAGTTAGAACGTATGTTAATACAGTGTGATGTATGGCGAAGTAAATTCCTTGCAAGCAGGGTAATGGCAGATGAGTTAACCAACTCAAGAGCATCAAgagcagttttgtttttcttttttttttttttttgaggcggagtctcgctttgttgcccaggctggagtgcagtggtgcaatctcggctcactgcaacctctgcttcccgggttcaagcaattcttgtgcctcagcctcccaagtagctgggattacaggcacgcatcaccacgcctggctaatttttgtatttttagtagagacggggtttcaccatattggccagcct comes from the Symphalangus syndactylus isolate Jambi chromosome 8, NHGRI_mSymSyn1-v2.1_pri, whole genome shotgun sequence genome and includes:
- the LOC129488732 gene encoding LOW QUALITY PROTEIN: golgin-45 (The sequence of the model RefSeq protein was modified relative to this genomic sequence to represent the inferred CDS: inserted 1 base in 1 codon; deleted 2 bases in 1 codon; substituted 6 bases at 6 genomic stop codons), which codes for MPTLKSLKTKVAXTSSPNXGAGDGMETEEPPKSAEVPSGVQSRRHHSLQCPWKKTVPSDSPGVQPGKMLTEKQXKKKKKRILGPKAARTHDSSNKNTITHDSSNKIMMSLGHHKGEFLGQSEGVIEPNKERLGDRARLCLKKKKKKKKKKKKKEKLKNYERSLLQDKEGLXNQLRIQTEVNHEFKKLLVASVGDDLQYHFDCLVLEKNQLILENEALGXNTAQLSKQLERMLIQCDVWRSKFLASRVMADELTNSRASRARQKHDARGAIQDLLSEREQFHQEMIATQKLLEELLVSLQWGRGQPYSPSVQPHSTAELALTNHKLAKAVNSHLLGNVGINYQKKIPSTIPSTVEFCSTPAEKMAEMVLRTSDPTTYTESSPDNPCFEFSPATLLAAKKNFGXFHPXARYENITFNSCSHCQGELTAL